Proteins co-encoded in one Pseudoliparis swirei isolate HS2019 ecotype Mariana Trench chromosome 7, NWPU_hadal_v1, whole genome shotgun sequence genomic window:
- the snx18a gene encoding sorting nexin-18a translates to MALRARVLYDFNSENPGEVSVRENEVLTLYSEQDIDGWFEGSNSRGERGLFPASYVEVLPDDVASALNNNNSSGTSGDTYPDSPYANIPPAGFDGSNKHPNKVENFSRTPAVSVAAVPAPTQQPSQGSDDDWDDDWDDSSTVADEPGTVGGRYHDFEGNGPSTYRVSTSTAARGAQQAKSSTVSRNLNRFSTFVKSGGEAFVLGEASGFVKDGDKICVVLGPHGPEWQENPYPFACTIDDPTKQTKFKGMKSYISYKLTPTHTQTQVNRRYKHFDWLYSRLVEKFPVISVPHIPEKQATGRFEEDFISKRRKGLTWWMNHMTSHPVLARCDVFQHFIRCNSADEKAWKLGKRKAEKDEMVGANFFLTISTPAAPLDFQEVESKIDGFRAFAKRMDDAALQLSATANEFARKQISGFRKEYHKVGLSFKVLGQAFEMDQQAYSAGLNQAIAFTGDAYEAVGEYFAEQPGKDLDPIMDLLALYQGHLANYPDIIHVQKGALTKVKESQKHVEEGKMDRAQADGIDERCNIISCATLAEIQHFHRIRVRDFTAQLQQHLRQQIAFFQKITGTLQEALQKYDEA, encoded by the exons ATGGCGCTCAGAGCCCGGGTGCTGTACGACTTCAACTCGGAGAACCCCGGGGAGGTGTCGGTGAGGGAGAACGAGGTGCTGACTCTGTACAGCGAGCAGGACATCGACGGCTGGTTCGAGGGGTCGAACAGCCGCGGGGAGAGGGGGCTGTTCCCCGCGTCCTACGTGGAGGTCCTGCCGGACGACGTCGCCTCCgcgctcaacaacaacaacagcagcggcACATCTGGGGACACTTACCCGGACTCCCCGTACGCTAACATCCCGCCGGCAGGCTTCGACGGCTCGAATAAGCATCCGAATAAAGTCGAGAACTTTTCCAGAACACCCGCGGTCAGTGTCGCCGCCGTGCCGGCCCCCACGCAGCAGCCCAGCCAGGGAAGCGACGACGACTGGGACGACGACTGGGACGACAGCTCGACGGTCGCGGACGAGCCGGGCACCGTGGGCGGAAGGTATCACGACTTTGAGGGCAACGGGCCGTCCACGTACCGGGTGTCGACGTCCACCGCGGCGAGGGGAGCGCAGCAGGCCAAGAGCTCGACGGTCAGCAGGAACCTGAACCGCTTCTCCACCTTCGTGAAGTCCGGCGGGGAGGCGTTCGTGCTCGGCGAGGCGTCGGGCTTCGTGAAGGACGGCGACAAGATCTGCGTGGTGCTGGGTCCGCACGGCCCCGAGTGGCAGGAGAACCCGTACCCGTTCGCGTGCACTATCGACGACCCCACCAAGCAGACCAAGTTCAAGGGCATGAAGAGCTACATCTCCTACAAGCTGACGCCCACGCACACGCAGACGCAGGTGAACCGCCGCTACAAGCACTTCGACTGGCTGTACTCGCGACTGGTGGAGAAGTTCCCCGTCATCTCGGTGCCGCACATCCCGGAGAAGCAGGCGACGGGGCGCTTCGAGGAGGACTTCATCTCCAAGCGCAGGAAGGGCCTCACGTGGTGGATGAACCACATGACGAGCCACCCGGTGCTGGCGCGCTGCGACGTCTTCCAGCACTTCATCCGCTGCAACAGCGCCGACGAGAAGGCCTGGAAGCTGGGCAAGCGGAAGGCGGAGAAGGACGAGATGGTCGGGGCCAACTTCTTCCTCACCATCAGCACCCCGGCAGCGCCGCTCGACTTCCAGGAGGTCGAGAGCAAGATCGACGGCTTCCGGGCCTTCGCCAAGCGGATGGACGACGCCGCGCTGCAGCTCAGCGCCACCGCCAACGAGTTCGCCCGCAAGCAGATCTCCGGCTTCCGGAAGGAGTACCATAAAGTGGGGCTGTCGTTCAAGGTGCTCGGCCAGGCCTTCGAGATGGACCAGCAGGCGTACTCCGCGGGCCTCAACCAGGCCATCGCCTTCACCGGCGACGCGTACGAGGCCGTCGGGGAGTACTTCGCGGAGCAGCCCGGCAAGGACCTGGACCCGATCAtggacctgttggctctgtaccAGGGACACCTGGCGAACTACCCAGACATCATCCACGTGcagaaag gAGCCCTGACAAAGGTGAAAGAGAGCCAGAAGCACGTGGAGGAAGGGAAGATGGACCGGGCGCAGGCCGACGGCATCGACGAGCGCTGCAACATCATCTCCTGCGCCACGCTGGCGGAGATCCAGCACTTCCACCGCATCCGCGTGCGCGACTTCACggcgcagctgcagcagcacctgCGGCAGCAGATCGCCTTCTTCCAGAAGATCACGGGCACGCTGCAGGAGGCCCTGCAGAAGTACGACGAGGCGTAG